One Fictibacillus halophilus genomic window, TCGCCGGATTTTTTTGAAATCTCGCCGGATTATCCATCAAATTTAAAGAATTAACATCATCTACTTAACTTATGAAGGCGATATGCAAACCGGTTGAATTTCACAGATTTTCTTTATTAACAAAAAAACATGGGCTTCGCATGAAATTACATACGAAACCCATGTTTTTTACCTTCCTTTTTTTATTTTACTTCAGTTTCCACTATGCAGGCATGCGTTGTTTTTGCTGTTCTTCTTTCTTTTCCTCAAAGAACTCACTCCATTTAATGACCCATTCTTTTCTTCTCAATAAATAAAACAATATCGATAACACGACAATGATAGCTGCAGAAGTAACAAGCGAGAGAGAAAGCAGAACCGAGCCAAACGAAGAATAAAATATAGCGATTGGAACGTTTGATATGATACTAGCTTTTGTATATTCTTTGAAATTGGACGAGATCTCGATCAAGCATAGACTCAAAAGATGAAAATGCATAAAGGGTATCATTTTTAAAATAGCAATCTGACCTACGGAAAACGGCATTCGTTTTCCAATCCACTTTTTTTGCAGTTTTTTTACTTTTTTCATCAGCTTCGGCATACTTTTCATTCCCCAGTAAAAGAGTACACTAGAAAGCGTGATTCCAATGACTGAATACAATGCACCAGCGACTGCTCCAAACAAAATTCCTCCTGTAAGACAGATCAGCCCTACCGGTAGAAAAAAGAACTGTCGAAACGCTTGAAGAAGAATGAACAATAAAGGGGCAAAGATTCCACTGAACTTGAGCAACTCGATGAACACACTACTGTTGTCTAACACGCACTCATCCCCCCTTTAAGTCAGCATATGACAGAAGACGAGCTCTGTATGACAGAATGTTCGCATGCATAAACACCACTTCTTTTTGACACCTTAAAGATAGATTGTTTGCTTACATAGTTCTTAGTTTTTTAGGAGGAGTCCGAATCATGGATACAGTTGTACTCGCGAGAGCGTTCTTTGGTACATCACTAGGTTTTCATATTATTTTCGCAACACTTGGTGTGGGTCTTCCTTTGATGATCGTCATCGCCGAAATCATACATCAAGTAAAAGGTGACAACGATTATGCCATTATGGCGAAACGTTGGACAAAGGCGTTTGCCGTTTTATTAGGTGTTGCCATTCCATCAGGAACAATTGTCGGTGTGCAATTATCTTTGCTCTGGCCAGGATTTATGGAAATCGTAGGAAAGGTTATCTCACTTCCTTTTCAGATCGAGATCTTCGCTTTCTTTTTAGAAGCGTTATTCATGTCGATCTACGTATATGCTGCAGACAGATTGCCAAGATATTTCCGTTTGATATCTGTATTTTTTGTAGCACTGGGAGCTGTCGCTTCCGCCATCTTAATTTCTGCGGTTAATACGTGGATGAATACACCAGATGGATTTAAAATCAAACCGGATGGGACGATCTATGATGTCTCTCCGTGGGATGCTTTCTTCAATCCTAGCTTTTTATCCTCTTCTTTTCACGTCGCCATTACGGCTTATATGACAGGTGCGTTTGCTGTGGCTTCGGTAGCCGCATTTAAACTGTTAAAGAAGCGACCTGACCGTGAACGCGCTTACCATTTAAAAGGATTGTTCATGTCTCTTACTGTTGCTCTCTTGATGAGCTTTGTCTCTGCTGTTTCCGGGCATCATTCAGCGCAGATCTTGCACCAGCACTCACCTGAAAAACTAGCAGCTGCTGAAGGGCTATTTGAGACTCAAAGATATGCACCACTTGCAATAGGGGGCTATACAGACCCTAAGACAGAGGAAGTGAAGTACGGAATCGAAATACCTTGGGCGCTCAGCTGGCTTGCTGCTGGAAAGTTCGATACAGAAGTAAAAGGGTTGTACGAGTTTCCTCGAGAAACATGGCCACCTTTTTATGTACACACGCTTTTTAACTTAATGGTCGGGATTGGAACACTTTTATTAGGACTTGCTGCAGTAGCTTTAGCCTACTGGTGGTTCTTCGTAAAAAAGAGAGGAAAACCATTTCCAAAGTGGCTTTTATGGTCGCTTGTTTTATCAGGCCCACTCTCTATGCTTGGCATTGAGTTCGGGTGGGTATTCAGCTGTAGCGGAAGACAGCCATGGACGATCTATCGCGTTCAGACGACGGCCGAAGCTGCAACAAAGAATGAAGATCTCGGAGTGCTCTTCCTATTGTTCTTAGGTCTATATGCGTTGCTCAGTGTTTTAACGGTTCTGATTTTAACTGCTTATTTCAAGCGAAACCCTGTTTCAAAAGATATGGAAAAACTTCAGAGTTAGAAAGGAGGAATGAAGGATGAGCGAAGAAATTTTAGCGATTCTGATGATGTGGACGTTTATTTTTATCTATAGCATTTTCGGTTCGATCGATTTTGGAGCTGGATTCTGGGCGATGATCTACAACAACCATAAAACGATGGCAGGAAGAATCGCAAATCGTTTCTTGTCCCCCACTTGGGAAATCACAAACACGTTCTTAGTGCTTTTAGTGGTTGCATTTGTTGGCTTCTTTCCTAAAGGAGCATACACTCTCGGAACGGTCATGCTCGTTCCAGTTTCTTTGATTCTCTTTTTACTTGCTATTCGAAGTGCTTTTATGGTGTTCTCGTATTCTGTTCAAGGATATCGCAGAACGATGTTTATTATCTCAGGCATCTCTGGCTTGCTTATTCCATCTTTGTTGATTGCCGTGCTTCCTATCTCACAAGGTGGATTTATAGCTGTTGACGGCGATACACAGACCCTATTGCTAACAAAACTTCTCACAAGTCCAACACTCTATTTGTATGTCCTTTTCGGCCTAACATCTGAGTTGTATCTTTCTTCGTTATTTTTAGCTGATTATGCAAGAGTTTCAAAAAAAGAGGATGCATACAGGTTGTATCGTAGCAATGCGATTATGTTAGGACCATTGACCCTACTCGCTGCGCTTTTCACTTTGTTATTCATAACACCTGAATCTAGATGGCTCATCGATAAT contains:
- a CDS encoding cytochrome ubiquinol oxidase subunit I, coding for MDTVVLARAFFGTSLGFHIIFATLGVGLPLMIVIAEIIHQVKGDNDYAIMAKRWTKAFAVLLGVAIPSGTIVGVQLSLLWPGFMEIVGKVISLPFQIEIFAFFLEALFMSIYVYAADRLPRYFRLISVFFVALGAVASAILISAVNTWMNTPDGFKIKPDGTIYDVSPWDAFFNPSFLSSSFHVAITAYMTGAFAVASVAAFKLLKKRPDRERAYHLKGLFMSLTVALLMSFVSAVSGHHSAQILHQHSPEKLAAAEGLFETQRYAPLAIGGYTDPKTEEVKYGIEIPWALSWLAAGKFDTEVKGLYEFPRETWPPFYVHTLFNLMVGIGTLLLGLAAVALAYWWFFVKKRGKPFPKWLLWSLVLSGPLSMLGIEFGWVFSCSGRQPWTIYRVQTTAEAATKNEDLGVLFLLFLGLYALLSVLTVLILTAYFKRNPVSKDMEKLQS
- a CDS encoding cytochrome d ubiquinol oxidase subunit II, coding for MSEEILAILMMWTFIFIYSIFGSIDFGAGFWAMIYNNHKTMAGRIANRFLSPTWEITNTFLVLLVVAFVGFFPKGAYTLGTVMLVPVSLILFLLAIRSAFMVFSYSVQGYRRTMFIISGISGLLIPSLLIAVLPISQGGFIAVDGDTQTLLLTKLLTSPTLYLYVLFGLTSELYLSSLFLADYARVSKKEDAYRLYRSNAIMLGPLTLLAALFTLLFITPESRWLIDNLMDQKIWFILSLVAFFIAYASLWWPKQNRPGIGRPRLTLLATVLQYGLASVGYGLAHLPYIVYPDLTIYEAFTAPETFYSLMIMYIVGLAILAPGFYIFWRLFLKDKRYLQQE
- a CDS encoding TVP38/TMEM64 family protein, with product MLDNSSVFIELLKFSGIFAPLLFILLQAFRQFFFLPVGLICLTGGILFGAVAGALYSVIGITLSSVLFYWGMKSMPKLMKKVKKLQKKWIGKRMPFSVGQIAILKMIPFMHFHLLSLCLIEISSNFKEYTKASIISNVPIAIFYSSFGSVLLSLSLVTSAAIIVVLSILFYLLRRKEWVIKWSEFFEEKKEEQQKQRMPA